A genome region from Populus alba chromosome 5, ASM523922v2, whole genome shotgun sequence includes the following:
- the LOC118029346 gene encoding uncharacterized protein has protein sequence MDLPELWAIFGPGVAGAVFGAGWWFWIDAVVCSSVKVSVVHYLPGIFASIASLMFNCVRKEDIDYSPYEEGEWRLKLWLFFAYVVSFVSLAASVGLLIQDSIVKTGPSVWTGTAGILQCVFVLISGLICWASYSE, from the exons ATGGATTTACCGGAGCTGTGGGCAATCTTCGGTCCTGGAGTCGCTGGCGCGGTATTTGGCGCGGGATGGTGGTTTTGGATCGACGCCGTCGTCTGTAGCTCTGTTAAAGTCTCCGTCGTTCACTACCTCCCTG GCATATTTGCATCTATTGCTTCTCTGATGTTTAATTGCGTTAGAAAAGAGGATATTGATTACTCTCCTTACGAGGAAGGCGAGTGGAG ATTGAAGCTCTGGCTTTTCTTTGCATATGTTGTCTCCTTCGTCTCTTTAGCAGCATCAGTGGGCTTATTGATACAAGATTCAATCGTCAAAACTGGCCCTTCAGTGTGGACAGGAACTGCTGGCATCTTGCAGTGTGTGTTTGTGCTGATCAG TGGCCTAATTTGTTGGGCTTCATACTCGGAATGA
- the LOC118029183 gene encoding glucan endo-1,3-beta-glucosidase produces the protein MERHAVFSYIPRMLKLEVEAKNKQMGLMSSMCRLILVTAITLAAHQFSISSSLPIGVCYGLNGNNLPPPSEVVGLYKRSGIEFIRLYEPRSDVLEALRGSGLAVALCPTNEDLANIAQRQDAADAWVHTNIAPYMSDVVFRWIILGNEVIPGPLASYVPAAIANTRNSLAAIGLANVTVTTTIPGNALEASYPPSAGAFRSDVTDVMIAVAGILASSGAPLMINVYPYFSYASNPSQVPVDYALFAATTPVVTDGSFLYYDLFDAMVDAFHAALERIGYPGLRVAIGESGWPSAGNDPYTSIDNAMIYNRNLVNHVLTNGTPRRPGEIMETFLFAMFNENLKPGAVEQNFGFFYPNMNPVYPFW, from the exons ATGGAAAGGCACGCGGTGTTCAGTTACATCCCTCGCATGCTTAAATTAGAGGTTGAggctaaaaataaacaaatgggGTTGATGAGCTCAATGTGCAGGTTGATTCTCGTTACAGCAATAACACTGGCGGCTCACCAGTTTTCCATTTCCA GTTCTCTCCCCATTGGTGTTTGCTATGGACTGAATGGGAATAACCTTCCACCTCCAAGTGAGGTGGTAGGTCTCTATAAGAGATCTGGAATCGAATTCATTAGACTTTACGAGCCGAGATCTGATGTGCTTGAAGCATTGAGAGGATCAGGACTCGCTGTTGCTTTATGTCCTACAAATGAAGACTTGGCGAACATTGCTCAAAGGCAAGATGCAGCCGATGCGTGGGTCCACACAAATATCGCCCCTTACATGAGTGATGTGGTGTTTCGTTGGATTATATTAGGCAATGAAGTGATCCCAGGCCCGCTTGCCAGTTACGTCCCCGCGGCAATAGCCAACACTCGCAATTCACTTGCAGCCATCGGGCTGGCTAATGTCACAGTGACGACTACAATACCAGGAAACGCACTTGAAGCCTCCTACCCTCCATCGGCTGGCGCTTTCAGGAGCGATGTAACTGATGTTATGATCGCTGTTGCTGGCATCTTAGCCAGTTCTGGTGCACCCCTCATGATCAATGTGTATCCTTATTTTTCCTATGCCTCAAATCCATCACAAGTTCCCGTTGACTATGCCTTGTTTGCTGCAACCACTCCTGTGGTGACCGATGGGAGCTTCCTCTATTATGATCTCTTCGACGCCATGGTTGATGCGTTTCATGCTGCGTTGGAAAGAATTGGCTATCCTGGTTTACGAGTTGCTATAGGGGAGAGTGGATGGCCAAGTGCTGGGAATGATCCTTACACAAGCATTGATAACGCAATGATTTACAATCGGAACCTAGTGAATCATGTGCTGACAAACGGGACGCCAAGGAGGCCGGGAGAAATCATGGAAACGTTCCTGTTTGCGATGTTCAATGAGAATTTGAAACCAGGCGCAGTTGAGCAAAACTTCGGCTTCTTTTATCCGAACATGAATCCAGTCTATCCGTTTTGGTGA
- the LOC118029347 gene encoding uncharacterized protein: MEKSEPSLVPEWLKSTGTVSGAGSLAHHFASSSSHSDVPSLANHTRNRSSKIINDFDSPRPGFLDRTSSSNSRRSSSNGSAKHPYSSFSRSHRDKDRERDKERSSFMDNWDRDSSDPLGGLLTNRIQKDTLRRSSSMVSRKHVELMPRRAASDLKNGSGNTHTNGNGLISGGSFGSSSQKAVFEKDFPSLGSEDRQGVPDIARVSSPGLSSSVQSLPVGSSALIGGEGWTSALAEVPTIIANSSTSSSSAAQTVVASSSGTSSGMAGLNMAETLTQAPSRTRTAPQLSVQTQRLEELAIKQSRQLIPVTPSMPKNLVPSSSDKSKPKTGIRPAEMNTAAKSLHQQSSSLHLANQSSVGVNVKSDAPKTSHGKLFVLKPVWENGVSPSPKDVASPTNTSSRTANSQLAAPPVPSAPVRSPNNPKLSLGERKPTSLNLNSGFGGEKRAQSRNDFFNDLKKKTAMNTSSVAYSASVVLSPTSENSCEVNKEAVSAPTSPHAFQNGAELTSNGGSLEEVQRFSEEEEAKFLRSLGWEENSGEDEGLTEEEINAFIQEYVTKKPSLKVCRGMQLKLNECHAATLGGSPLASSSSDSGSDA; this comes from the exons ATGGAAAAAAGTGAACCCTCTTTAGTACCAGAATGGCTGAAAAGTACAGGCACTGTCTCTGGGGCTGGCAGTTTAGCCCACCACTtcgcttcatcttcttctcacTCAG ATGTCCCTTCATTGGCAAATCACACGAGAAATAGGAGCTCTAAGATCATAAATGATTTTGATTCCCCTCGCCCTGGTTTTCTGGACCGGACATCTTCATCTAATTCACGAAGAAGTTCTAGCAATGGATCTGCAAAGCATCCTTACAGTAGTTTTAGTAGAAGTCACCGCGATAAAGATCGAGAAAGGGACAAAGAGAGGTCTAGCTTTATGGATAATTGGGACAGGGACTCTTCTGATCCCTTGGGAGGCTTATTAACCAACAGGATTCAGAAGGATACCTTGCGACGCTCCAGTTCAATGGTATCGAGGAAACACGTTGAGCTGATGCCTCGCAGAGCTGCATCAGACTTAAAAAATGGGAGTGGCAACACTCACACCAACGGCAATGGTTTGATTTCCGGGGGTAGTTTTGGTAGTAGCAGTCAGAAGGCAGTGTTTGAAAAGGATTTTCCTTCACTTGGAAGTGAAGATAGGCAAGGAGTGCCTGATATAGCAAGAGTTTCATCTCCTGGTTTAAGCTCAAGTGTTCAGAGCTTGCCTGTTGGCAGTTCTGCTTTGATCGGTGGGGAGGGATGGACATCAGCTCTGGCAGAGGTACCCACTATTATTGCAAACAGCAGTACAAGTTCTTCATCTGCTGCACAGACTGTTGTTGCTTCTTCATCTGGGACTTCAAGTGGAATGGCTGGTCTCAATATGGCTGAAACATTGACTCAGGCTCCATCAAGAACTCGCACTGCGCCACAG CTGTCTGTCCAGACACAAAGGCTCGAGGAATTGGCTATTAAGCAATCAAGGCAATTAATACCTGTGACTCCCTCAATGCCTAAGAATTTG GTTCCCAGTTCTTCTGATAAATCAAAGCCTAAAACAGGAATCAGACCTGCTGAGATGAATACGGCTGCCAAGAGCTTGCACCAGCAGTCTTCTTCATTGCACCTGGCTAATCAATCTTCTGTAGGGGTAAATGTCAAATCTGATGCTCCAAAGACATCTCATGGGAAGCTTTTTGTTCTCAAACCAGTATGGGAAAATGGTGTCTCCCCTTCTCCAAAGGATGTTGCTAGTCCGACAAATACTTCCAGCAGAACTGCAAATAGCCAACTTGCTGCTCCTCCAGTTCCATCTGCACCTGTGAGGAGTCCAAACAACCCAAAGCTTTCTCTAGGGGAGCGCAAGCCAACTAGCTTGAATTTAAATTCAGGATTTGGTGGGGAAAAGAGAGCTCAGAGCAGGAATGATTTCTTTAATGACCTGAAGAAGAAAACTGCTATGAACACTTCTTCGGTTGCATATTCAGCATCTGTTGTTTTGTCTCCCACCAGTGAGAACTCTTGTGAAGTAAACAAGGAAGCTGTCAGTGCCCCGACAAGTCCTCATGCTTTTCAGAATGGTGCTGAATTGACTAGCAATGGTGGGAGTTTAGAAGAGGTTCAAAGATTTTCCGAGGAAGAAGAGGCTAAGTTCCTTCGTTCTCTTGGGTGGGAGGAAAATTCAGGGGAGGATGAAGGACTCacagaggaagaaattaatgccTTCATTCAGGAG TATGTTACAAAGAAGCCATCCCTGAAAGTGTGTCGAGGCATGCAACTAAAGCTGAATGAATGTCATGCTGCGACTTTGGGAGGATCTCCCCTTGCATCCAGCTCTTCTGACTCTGGATCAGATGCTTAA